Within Zootoca vivipara chromosome 10, rZooViv1.1, whole genome shotgun sequence, the genomic segment AaagtaagagaacaagaagaacaggtGTATAAAGAGGAATGGAAATTATTTGTGGAATAGGGTGGAACTAGATGGAGGAAATAGAATATGCAGTTAATTTTGGAAGTCTAAGGAACCATggggaaagaagaagggaagtcatttgaTGTATTGCTGTATGTTTAATTGTGGAAAACGTATAcctgaaaaattaataaatatttttttaaaaaaaaggaatggtgggagttgtatgtCTGGGAGAGCTACAAGCTGTCCTGAGATCTTCCATAAGTCCCTTTCTCTGACATTATGGTTTTCACCTCTGTACAATCACATCAATATGCAAGAATATCAGAAAGGGTAACACGTGTTGGTGGATCTGAGAGCTTATTAGATGCCGGCATCCTTACCTCTGCAAAAGCATGGAATGTATTGGTATAATATGGCCTAGCATACACAAAAACAGGCAAAGCATAGTCCTTCCGAGCGATTGAAGCAATGCGTATCGCTTCTTTAACCCGATGGTGTACAAATTTCAAAGCGTTTGGGCTGCCCTTCAGCATGTACTCCAGGTATATGGAAGGGTAAAGGGCCGTGCTTTCTTTCCACAGCCAAAGCAGATTATCATTCCGCAAAGTTTCAATGTCTGGACATTTGCCTGTGTACGTGTCTGGGTGGTTCTTGTAATCATAATTGTAGCAGTCTGGGTAGAGGTAGTAACCCCAGAGTCCATTTGGCCTCATATCTTCAGCTAGGAGAAGGGTGCTGTTCATAAAATCCCTCCCTGCATTTTCAAACTCTTCCTTCGCAACTTGCCTGATTTTGTTCTTGGGCCACTGAGGATACTGCTTTCTGACAAGTTCAAGAGACTTATTTCTGTAAATTGCTTTTTGGCCCCAGTTTCTATCCCATTGGGGTCTCCAGTTTTCCCAGTCGATGACCCCGAGCCCGTGGAATTTCTTCATGGGGATGGCACGCTCAATGTCAGCCTTGGCTTTGATGAGGTGTTTGGTGAGGCTCTCGTTTTGTGGCACCCCGCCATTGATGGATTCGCCATTGTCCTCAACATGGGGATAGTACCCTAGATGAGTGTGATAGAATATTGTCACACTGGAGCCGCTCAAGGTCTCGTTTGGATTTGTCACGATGTCGAAAATGTTGAGGTCCAAATCAACCTTGTAGCGCCGTCTACACTGTTCAGTCGGTGCATTCCAAAACACTAGAAATGGTTTGTTAGGGAACAGTGGCGCTCTCGTCTGCATGATTTCACTTCCATTGTCAACCATCAGCAACACCCACAGTGCTAGGTATTTAATCCACACGTGGCTCATAGTATGGGGTAACTTCATCAAAGGAAAAACTGAAAGAGATAAGAAAGAAACGTTAATGAACAGTGGCAGCCAGGGGTCGGGAAGAACTTTGCCCCTCTAattgtcaggcggcagaggagccaacccccacggcaggttgccaggaacggacaAGACAAGGAAAGTCCTTACcacctgcttttattcaatattcacagagaggggCTTGGGAACGTGGTCCCTCAGAACAATGGTGCTGCTCCGAGTGAAACCCCCCcatctgtctctcccacttcctcatgtgTCATTGCTATGGGTGATGGAAAGCGCCTTcggcctttgagctctttgctctactactttcaaggcccgcaatgttctgggagaagggggggggtctggcatgctttctaaagacactgtgtccaccAGCCGTCGCTCCCCtagtgcttcttcctcctcctctcccattatttcccagcttttcccctcatctgcctctgagctgtgacctccttcaAACCCGTGTTGTAATTCTTAACTGTCTCCTCTtgtctggaagggtcaggctggggaagcagtctccaccattcctcctctgcccagaccCTGACATCAATTGATGAAtagctgtggggaacctttggccctgcagatgttgctaaactacaactcccatcatctctggctagTATGCCACATGGAAAGCTGAACATATGGCCATGCCACATACAGTGTGCTCCCCTTTTCTACCACCCTCCCACATCTACACGATCCCCTCCATTGGATGCTAgtgttgggaggggtggccatGTTCATATGCTTGCTCCAGTGAGGCATGTTGAAAGACTGGTTCCTTGAACTTCAACATGGCCTTCCAACATGCCATAGTTCTCATGTCGCTACTGTCCATGGGCTCCATTCGCATCCTGGCAGACTGCCTTATTTGGGGGTGTCACAGTCCTGCCTGGACCTGCacagcaccactggatgtttTCAAGATCGATTGTTGCTGCACCAATGACACGTTGTATCCCAGGCTGCAGCTCCCCTCAGACTGCCAGCTGGATACTTACTGTTTCCCTTCTCAAAGGACACAGACCAGGATAtgatttagtttagtttattcaTTGGTACATATGTGTGCGGTTACTGGATTGAGAATATCATACATGAACTTAAAACAttgcctataccggcctataccttctaAGTTATACAACACCACTAGTTTTATATCACACTGCTATCTTGTCTGTATGTTCCTACCCTCCAATACTCCACCTAGCTCTCTGTCTCTTACTACCCAACCAACTCTGACTTCACTAGCTCactgaactccaactccaactCTAACTCTAACTGAACGCCAACTCCGGCTCCAACTGAACTAACTGCCGCTccggaggggtttttatcccctTGGCTGAGCCCGCCCCTAAGGGTTATAAAGTGTCCCCAGCTTAACCCCTTACACGCTGGGTCCAGACTCAGGGCGAATCGCCGCAGGGGGGTGGACAATGGTGCTGAATATTCAGGTGGCCATACATGGGCGTAtccagtgaggggcaggggggcagctgcccccctagaagcaaaaaattttttacagtggtgcttcgctagatgaaattaattcgttccacgggtcttttcttatagcgaaaaattcgtctagcgaatcccataggaatgcattgaatttttttgaaatttttttttttttttgcccataggaacgcattaattgaatttcaatgtattcctatgggaaaccgcgattcattagacgaattttttgtaaaacgcattcgtctagcaaggcaagctccgctcaaaaaatcctttcattaagcggaaatttcgttaagcagggcattcgttaagcaaggcaccactgtaccatattttacggaccataacccatactttttccctccgaaaactgaaggggaaaagtcactgcgggttaCGGAAATTGGCCTGTTtttgccccctccgcggctgcagccagcgacaggaacgtgggaggggggaggagcagcctgagctggggggggatggacggacgggagctccatcctttcttccatcctccctcccccctttctctcttcctttttctccctccctccctccctcccttctctctctctctctctcaccccttccttccttcctaccttccttccttcctgttcccCGCAACAGCCCAAAGCAGTTTctccacatctggaggaccctaGAAATGCTGAGAGTCCTTAAATCTTTCATTTTAGAATGGTGTTATGTGAATCGCCTAGTAGGCATTGTGTGGGACCTGATAGAGGGGGTTGTGAACAAGCTGTTGCAGCTGCTATGGTTAGCTATCCAAGTTTCTTCCTCCATCAccactttctttttttgtttttaagctgtcttCCCCCACACAGGCAATGTTCCCCAAGCCTTGAAACCTTCCCTTGGGGAAACCATGGTCTGTACAATTTCCAAAGTTGTGAAGCCACCTGGGTGTGCCAATGAAACTATCTGTTAATGAAACTTTTAATGAGATTAGGCTTTAAGTAGGCAACCTTTCTATTGCTTTTAATTGATCAGGATTGTCCGCTGAAATTGACATCATTGTGCCGGCTCAAATCTTCACTGGAGGGCACAGTAAGTCTTCGGAAGATGCCATAAAATATTCCATATTCTGTTTCAAGAATAATGAGAAATCGTATCGCTGAGATTTTCCTACAGTTACGATATGTAAAaagaacattttgaaaaatgcaaagtTGAATTTTAGGGAAATTAATAATCTGTGGCATGGTATGCAAATCCCATGATAAATAAATTGCTGATTATTGTGTATTGCTCAAAAAAGGGGCACTGGTGTCTTTCGTTACTTTTGCTGCTATTTTTCTCCTATGGCTATGTTGCATAGTTTTAATCCCAAACTATGTAATGAGCATAGGCGCTAATGATTCAGTTTGCTACCTCATTATCAGCTTGGTACAGATTCTCCGACATTTCTGAGTCAATACCACATTGTCATGCTTAGTTAAACATCCAAAGGATGCCCATCTATTTCCTAGTCATAGGAGTGTCCCAAAATGAAAAGCATGCAGAAATGTTTCTGCTCCATATTTTAAACACAAAAAGGTCCCTTGAAAATGAACGAGTTAAAGGTTTGTGTCCAAGCTTGCCGAAACCAATGGGAGCATTTCAAAGGGATCCTTGATTCACAAAATTAACTATAGTCAGCAAATTGATGTGGTCTGCCAAACAATACATCAACTTGTTTTATCTTCCCCTGTCAATTCCTCAGCAAATGATGAGAAAGATTTACTTGGTTTTACTCTCGCAAAGGGAATGATTAAAACGTATTAAAGAATCATTTCCTGTCCATGaatgcttatgccataataaatgtctTTAAGGTCCCACATGGCATTTGGCTGCATTATTTGAAATGTTTCCTTCCTTCTGGAAACATGGAAACATTTTACAAATACAGCACATAATTACATGTATAAGTAACGTGGATATGAATTTATAGCTTATACACATTCCAATTAACAGTTAATTCATTCTATGAGTTGCCCAGACAATATCACAGGTATTATTAGCCTACTGCTATATTTGGTGTTTTATGCTGCAATTTTTCATTCGTATTTTTATGGACACGGCTGGTATTCTCACTTTGTAGAGGATATCCAAGACGGTCAGAAACACCACATCCATGATGGTCAGAGGCAACATGAGAAATGTTTCAGTTTCCATTCCCCACCTCTTCTAGGTCTCAGAGGTCAGTTACGGACACTACGCTCGAGTGTCCTCAATGTCCTGGAGCTGGCATTGCAGGGGGAACATGTTCAAAAATGccacttttaaaaatggttttatgaACACTCATGTAGACAAACAAAGAAGCACTCAGCCTGGAATAAAACATCTCCAAAATGAGCATTTATTTGGCACACATTGGTGGATATCTATGCTGTGTAGAGAAAAGTGAGGGATGTATCTTGCCCAAGAATACAGGAAACtagaaagatgttgttgttgttctaaatcACGTCAAAATTAATTTATCCTTTAGAAAAATGTTGATCTTTTGGGATGGGTCAGAGCATTCCGttcatataaagcagtatagttTATGCGCATTTAAGGCATTATTACACAATGCCACATCAATATTCTGATGTcgacatatttttaaataaaagcaatgtttttttttaaaaaaaatgcagcaagtggaagttttaaaacaacagcaacctttGCATGGCCGCAGACGAGAGAAATGATGTATCTCACCTCATGTGATGTTACTGACACTAGCCAATAGGTGCCCCTGGCCTTACATGCATGTCCTTAATCGTAACAATGGGGCTAGCAAAGGGAAATTGCACTTTACTACCAATGCTTGAGGCATTAGCAGTTGGTGTTGTGGATTAGAGCTGAAGGGAGCCCCCTCCCAATGCTGATGTTGCGACAGCTTACCTGGACAGAGCAGGGGAAAGACAAGGGCACTGGTGTGGACAGGGCTGCATGAGTGCACCAGCAAGAGTACCATATTGCCTTTGTCAATGCATCCACACAGGTACAAGCTCACTGCCACCCTGTCCCACCGCAACCCTGTCCAGGTAAACTCTGCCCCATCACACTGGGTGCTACTGGCTTGGGCACTAAAGACCCTGCCCTTTTAGGGATACTTTCAAAATGTTCCTCAACCAATTTTTCACCCAGATTTCAGAGGTGTCCAAATTACCCAGGTTTGCCCACCTCCTACAGCCAAACAACTGCATTGGggattgtttattgttttattctttattcctaaattgtgtacagtggtacctttggttctcaaacaccaaaCACCAAAaatccggaagtaagtgttccgattTCCAAACGTTTtccagaagccaaacgtccgatgtggcagtcggctattgtttccgggacacctgcaccaatcagaagctgcgccatggttttcgaacattttaaaagtcaaacagacttctggaatggattaagttgggcgcttttgtttttgctacttattttgcgtttttgtggctttctcggttaatttgtttttgtggctttgtggaacccagttcagctactgattgatagattgtttgactgcagaaatggataaaactCCCCCCAtctaaacaatgactatcatcggggggggggggagggaaataaaaaattgtatcatctttaaaaaaaaattatctgtcttattttatagtacagtgcattgattattgctttcattttatggatcaatggtctcgttaaatcgtaaaattcatgttaaattgctgttttaggggttgtttttaaaagtctggaacggattaatccgttttgcattactttctatgggaaagcgcatcttggttttggaacgctttgattttggaactgacttccagaacggattaagtttgagaaccaaggaaccactgcaCAGGGTTTTGAGCCTAAGTAGCTTGCCACAGCTTTCACAGTTCCTTCCTTCATGTCTTAATCCAATTTGTATGTATGCCTTAGGGGGGAAACCGCAAAATGAATgataccaccccccaaaaaaatacatgcACTACTGCATCAAAATTAATTGCGTTGGTGTTTTAACAATGTGGCTGTGCACTTCTGTGCACTGATAAAACACTACAAAAATTGTAAATTTTAATGTGACTGTATCCACGGTAGTATCAAGATTCTTCTCTGTGGCATTTCAATAATGTGCATGGACTAATGTGCACATCTGTAAAAtgctgtataaaaataaaatgcataaaatcatataaatcagGCATTGGGAACCTATGACTTGCCACATATTGTTCCTCCAACTTCCACctaaccccagtcagcatggtcaatagtcaagcatgatgggagttgtagtccggcaaaaTCTAGATGAttgcaggttctccatccatgacataaatgcattttgcattgttttgtcAGTACATAAGAGTACATCAGTAACACAGAGCTGAAAAAGACACAATGAACTGAAGAAACCGAAAACTACCTTAAATGGCTGCATTTTCAATTCTGCAATTAATTGTGGAGGTTCTCCACGGTAAACTGGTGCCCAGGAGGAATGGAACACTGGGTATAATGGAATGGAATCAAACTTGGGGTTCCTTGGGCAAAAAGGAGGCACAATAAAGGAACAGAATATGTTCGCTCCTGATATCCCTAGTCCTTGGTGGTATAACCTGGAGAGAGGAGACGGTTATCGCCCTGCAAATAAAATCAGGAGAAGTGCACTTCATCTCACTAAAAAGCAAAGATCATATGAACCATTCAAGTTTTACAACCCGCTTCTACAAGAAGCTACAACCATTTAGCCTGGGTTCCAAGAAAATCACCCTATCTTACAGATGCTTAGTCAAATGTAAGCTCCACTAAATTTTGTAGGTTCAACTCACATTAGTTAGTGGGACACAGAGCATATATTTATGGTTGAAGACATAAAGCACCATCTACTAGGAATATATATTTGCCAAGGTGCCAGTACTTGAGATATTCCCAGCCCATCTTGCCTGCTCatttaaatgttcctttcatTCATAATGTACGGTAAGTAAAAAGTATTCAGGATCCAACCAACTAGTCATTTTGCTTTGTCATTTAATGAATGACTCCCCTAACACCCCCTCCCCCGTTTGAATCTAGATTCACAGCAAATTCTGATCTTTCCCTGAATATCTGATAAGTAGGAAGTTTCAACGACCTTTTGAAATCAGTGCATGCTGTGTTATTTTTAAACCCAGACCCAATTATTAATGCTTCAACTGTTATATTAAAAATCCTAGAAACATATATCTACAATTCAAAATCTTTGAACATTATCAAATTAGATAAACCTAACCCTATGCCTCTAATTCAgagcactggggtgtgtgtgtgtgtgtgtgtgtgtgtgtgtgtacttataTCTTGAAACATTTAAATTAGAAACAACTGGCATTATTTAGCACTGAAGTTTATGTCCAGTGAGATTCCCTTCAGTTTTTCATaatccacatttttatttattcatttatttatttgcaaacattTCTATGCTggcaatataaaaaaaatcatggcACACACTTAAAAATAATCCATATTATGAGATAAGGTATTAGACAAACCAGTAGAATCATATACTAGCAAAGCTGGGATTGCAGTCAAATTGGGGGTGAAATTCTATTAATAAATAGGAGTTTTCAGGAGTTTAAAGCCATTAGCCTCTAAGCACACCCAAAAACTCTGTGCTGTTTATACATATTTATTGACAAAGACAGTGGTACTTACGTCTAGAGAGccaatcaggagaagaaaacttGGCAGAACGACATACgctagctgctgcattttataTTAAAGCCTCGTCGTCCTCCTATTGGGCATGCTGTTAACTAATGAGATACTAACACAATCTGGAGAGGATGGGGCAATTTCATCTGCTAGGCCTTGAATAATTGCACAAAATGCAAGATTGTTCTGTTCCAATTAGCAcggtccttgttgttgttgttttcaaatccTGAACC encodes:
- the LOC132592735 gene encoding hyaluronidase-like, which codes for MSHVWIKYLALWVLLMVDNGSEIMQTRAPLFPNKPFLVFWNAPTEQCRRRYKVDLDLNIFDIVTNPNETLSGSSVTIFYHTHLGYYPHVEDNGESINGGVPQNESLTKHLIKAKADIERAIPMKKFHGLGVIDWENWRPQWDRNWGQKAIYRNKSLELVRKQYPQWPKNKIRQVAKEEFENAGRDFMNSTLLLAEDMRPNGLWGYYLYPDCYNYDYKNHPDTYTGKCPDIETLRNDNLLWLWKESTALYPSIYLEYMLKGSPNALKFVHHRVKEAIRIASIARKDYALPVFVYARPYYTNTFHAFAEEDLVNTIGESAALGAAGVVLWGTMEYASSTDNCLTVKKYVDGLLGHYIINVTSAAKLCSKVLCKKNGRCIRKNSESDAYLHLSPDSFKIWLDISETERRVVVEGNLQQEDMEVMKEKFICQCYQGWTGLFCELPTHKMRFSFDEVTPYYEPRVD